Within the Salmo salar chromosome ssa12, Ssal_v3.1, whole genome shotgun sequence genome, the region CGGCTTTGGGCTTCGCTGCCTTGGTAGCCTTCTTGGGGCTCTTGGCCGCCTTCTTGGCCGCTGCGGCGGGCTTCTTCACCTTCTTTGGGCTCTTGGCGGCCTTTTTGGGTGTAGCGGGCTTCTTGGCCTTCTTGGGGGACTTCTTTGCGGCGACGGCCTTCTTGGCTGCTACCTTCTTGGGCTTCTTCGCCGCGGCGGGCTTCTTGGCGGCCACCTTCTTTGCTTTGGGGGCTGCGGCTTTCTTGGCGGGCTTTTTTGCCTCGACGGCTTTCTTGTTGAGCTTGAAGGAGCCGGAGGCACCGGTGCCCTTGGTCTGGACCAGGGTGCCCTTGGTGACGAGGCTCTTGACGGCGATCTTGACACGGGAGTTGTTCTTCTCCACGTCGTAGCCGCCTGCCGCCAGACTCTTCTTGAGCGCGGCCAGGGACACGCCGCTCCTCTCCTTGGAGGCGGACACCGCCTTGACGATGAGCTCGCCTACGCTGGGTCCCGCTTTCTTGGGCTTGGCTGCTGCCTTCTTCTTGGGTGCCTTGGCCGGCGCGGCGGCGGCGGGTGCTGGTGCGACTTCTGCCATGTCTCTCGCTTGGtccggtaaacacacacacttacggtAGTCTGTGAGGAGTAGTTTGCTGTAGACGCTGCTCTGCGCTATTGAAGCTCCACACCGTGCAGGGGGCTGGCCTTAAACGCGACATGAGAACCATGTAGACTCAAGCCACCCAGCTCGGCTTCTCCGGGCTGGCCAAATGCTCTTTCACTTGTGTTTTCTGGTCGCCAATATCGGTCCAAAAGTCACCGACGGAGCCGTGTTTTTGGTCCAAAAGCTAACGGCCCAGTGAGCAGACTTGTCTCCGTTCAGAATAAAGTCATGTGGGCTGCAGAAGCCCCGTGCATTTTGTTGCAACTCGCTCAAAACCTCACCGTTCGACTGTCGGCTGGAGCTGTGCGCACTGGTTTTCCTGTGCTATTTGTCTCCTAAATGGCCTAAAAGTGCATCCGATTGCGAGCACCATTGATTGTGTAGTGAGCCGAGATGTCTGGCAAGGCAATCAAATGGTTCGGCGTCCCCTGATGTGGTCCTGGGTGTTTTAAAGGAGAGCTCTTTTGGGGACCTTAAAACACATGCACTTGTGAGGCCTGGCTGAGACTAGTGTTGTACTCCAAGTTTCAAGTTGTATTCGTCATGTGTCCAGGACGCAcacgagatatatatatatatatatatatacattgtcCAACGCCATGTTTacttgcactgtgtgtgtgtgtgtgtgtttttctcttctTTTCTTCTCTGACTCCGCAGCGTGACTCGTGCCGGTCTTTGTGTCTGTGGGTCTTGGTGTCTGTTTGCCCGGCCGGCGCTATGGAGGCTGGCGCCCCATGTGCTTGGTCGCCCTGATATAGGCCTAGGGAGTGTCTCTCTAGTTAGTGAGTGGAACAAgggctgtatctctctctctctctctctctacttgatTTTTCTCCTCCCTGTTGTATAGTCATTGGAGCACTAGTGGAATCCCACATTCATATTCTTCCTCCACTGGATAGGGCCTCTTTACAGGTCAACGTCATTAGGCTATAGGGCCATTTCTTCTATTCACTTATTCCACATAACACCTTTCACCTGGAATTCATGTCACCCCTGT harbors:
- the LOC123725487 gene encoding histone H1, which translates into the protein MAEVAPAPAAAAPAKAPKKKAAAKPKKAGPSVGELIVKAVSASKERSGVSLAALKKSLAAGGYDVEKNNSRVKIAVKSLVTKGTLVQTKGTGASGSFKLNKKAVEAKKPAKKAAAPKAKKVAAKKPAAAKKPKKVAAKKAVAAKKSPKKAKKPATPKKAAKSPKKVKKPAAAAKKAAKSPKKATKAAKPKAAKPKAAKAKKAAPKKK